The genomic DNA CTCGGGCAATGCGATATAGGTACTGAAAAAGCGATCGCGCCACCCGATCCCATAGCGTTCGACTAAGTCATAGCTGAGGGTCATGCGCTTTTGAAAATCCGGCGTTAGGGTTACGCCTCTCTGGATGAAGGATGTGGCGTGATGGTTCGGGTCAAAGTCTTGAAGTTCAATATCTTCGGGAAGATTGCGGATTGTCCCATCCGTCCAAGGAAAAAAGTGGCGATCGAAGCGTTGTTGCCAGTCGATTGGTGAATCTGCGCTAAATTGTTCGAGAAAGTCATCGTGCAGGAGAATGTGATTATCTTCTGCTAAGACAAAGATGGTTTCTTCTCGCTGGGCGCGCTCGGTAATATAGCTCAGTAGATTAGCTCGAGTATCTTCGGCTAGTTGAGACATGAGATGCCAGTAACTAATAGCCGAAATGGCAATGACGACCAATGCCAGTCGCAAACCCATATTAACCAGGGTATTGAACGTCAAGGATTTGTTGTATTGCTCGCCAGCCTCAAAGGGAGAGCTAAAAAGTTTTTTGAGAAAGAGAAAGACAATTGCAACATTCCTTCCCTTGTTTTTGATGCTTACCATAAAATTTTAGCCTCTTAACTCAAAAGGATCTTTTCCTTTAATCAAAAACCATTTAACTGATGTGTCTTTTATCGGGAAAGAGTCAGTCCAGTATTAAAATATTCAAATGCAGCTTTATAAGCATTAGAGTTCTGAGCTTTGCGTCCGGCTAATAGATTGAGATTGGCCAATTTTTCTCGCTCTGCTAATTGCTCGATCGAGTCTATACCATAATTCAATTGATTCACTAGATGAAAACAATCTTCCTCTTGTCGATCTTCGGGGATATTTTTCCATAGAAGTTGACCGATTTTTAGATGAGTCTTCTTTTTGTCTGCTTCTGGAATCAACGCATAAGCGGCTTGTTGGACGCGATCGTGCAGAAATTTGTAGCCAACTGACACATCTTCTGTCCGTACTTTTTCCTCGCCTTTACTCCCTTGGAAAAACTTATAGGTCTGGTTTAAAGGAAACACCAATCCCTCTTGCAGCGCCCTCCACAAGGAACCTGCGACTTCCATCTGCTCAAGTTCGCTGACAATGGCCAAAGTTTCTAAGTCAAACTGATTGCCAATACAAGCCGCTAATTTCAACACCTCTTGAGTTTCTTTAGGGAGTTTGTGCAACCGAGTAGCCATAAACTCTACGACATCATCAGTTAGTGCTAACTGCCGTACCCGCGTCATATCACAGTGCCAATAGCCCCGCGCGCGATCGAACTCAATCAACCCATCTTCGTGCAATCCCTTGAGAAATTGGGTGGCAAAAAAGGATTTCCCTGGGTTTTTTGATAGACTAATTCACTTAAAGGCCAAGCCACCTCCTGGCTACAACTTAGAGTATCTGCGACCAAGCTATTGAGATCGGCTTCACTTAAAGGACTCAGGGTTATGGTATTAATCGTCGCTCCCAACTTGCCAATTTCTGAAAGAGTCAGCATTAATGGGTGGGTCGGATAGACCTCA from Roseofilum reptotaenium CS-1145 includes the following:
- a CDS encoding PDC sensor domain-containing protein, with the protein product MVSIKNKGRNVAIVFLFLKKLFSSPFEAGEQYNKSLTFNTLVNMGLRLALVVIAISAISYWHLMSQLAEDTRANLLSYITERAQREETIFVLAEDNHILLHDDFLEQFSADSPIDWQQRFDRHFFPWTDGTIRNLPEDIELQDFDPNHHATSFIQRGVTLTPDFQKRMTLSYDLVERYGIGWRDRFFSTYIALPEGGTTTFYPKAPWGLTAESDLDMTVLESVYLGDWQHNPERKTLWTGVYTDPVTHDSMVSAVTPIDDSDGRHLGSIEHDIVLNDLLHRVIEDHLEGTYNLLVRPDGQLIAEPNLMAQIQTEAGNLSVQTAEDAHLQRLFALAGQASRANSVVYNRRDREY